From a single Calothrix sp. NIES-2098 genomic region:
- a CDS encoding methylenetetrahydrofolate reductase produces MSDTQSKTVLNAFRRAAQAGEFLVTAEVAPPKGGDPTHMLQMAATLKGRVHAVNITDGSRAVLRMSSLVASAILLQQGIEPICQIACRDRNRIGLQADLMGAHALGIRNILALTGDPVKAGDHPNAKGVFDLEAVRLLQLIRKMNQGFDCNEQLLTDGALDLFTGAAVDPQCASWSGLQSRFERKIEAGAQFFQSQLITDFDRLEKFMDTIASGYKKPILAGIFLLKSAKNAQFINKCVPGVNIPQHIIDRLAQAKHPLEEGVKIAAEQVQIARQLCHGVHMMAVKREDLIPQILDLAGVTPVNLVGVK; encoded by the coding sequence ATGTCTGATACCCAGAGTAAGACAGTCTTGAATGCCTTTCGCCGAGCCGCGCAAGCAGGCGAATTTTTAGTTACTGCCGAAGTAGCACCTCCTAAAGGCGGAGATCCAACACATATGCTCCAAATGGCGGCGACTCTTAAGGGGAGAGTTCATGCCGTCAATATTACCGATGGTAGCCGAGCAGTATTGCGGATGTCTTCGTTAGTGGCTTCGGCAATTTTATTGCAACAGGGAATCGAACCGATTTGTCAGATTGCTTGCCGCGATCGCAACCGAATTGGTTTACAAGCTGATTTAATGGGTGCTCATGCTTTGGGTATCCGTAACATTTTAGCTTTGACAGGCGACCCCGTAAAAGCAGGCGATCATCCCAATGCTAAAGGTGTCTTTGATTTAGAAGCTGTGCGACTGCTGCAACTAATTAGAAAGATGAATCAAGGGTTTGACTGTAACGAACAACTTCTAACAGATGGCGCACTAGATTTATTTACAGGTGCAGCAGTTGATCCGCAATGTGCGAGTTGGTCAGGCTTACAAAGTCGATTTGAACGTAAAATCGAAGCCGGAGCGCAATTTTTTCAAAGTCAATTAATTACAGATTTTGATCGCTTAGAAAAATTCATGGATACCATCGCCTCTGGTTATAAAAAACCAATTTTGGCAGGAATTTTTCTGTTGAAATCGGCAAAAAATGCCCAATTTATTAATAAGTGTGTTCCGGGTGTAAATATTCCCCAGCACATTATTGATAGATTGGCACAAGCAAAACATCCGCTAGAGGAAGGAGTGAAAATTGCCGCCGAGCAAGTACAAATTGCGCGGCAATTGTGTCATGGTGTCCACATGATGGCGGTGAAGCGCGAAGATTTGATTCCGCAAATATTAGATTTAGCGGGAGTAACACCAGTTAATTTGGTGGGAGTTAAGTAA
- a CDS encoding peptidase S8/S53 → MRNRDNDAHFRMSDYLRNTHPETNANNDAVLPDWRLSGLWELNKIDATVASDYTEDSSNLVVADVNYNHPNLAANTWANSTDIAGTTSDDVRRWDFGIRDNSPIGDRSFKGHRTHIAVRPNVPIITKNDFQTSPIKLNADNAVTPDWSPNDSYYTSDNLWGLKKIQAPAVWDYTKGSKNVVVAVVDTGVDYNHPDLAANIWNPNGIHGWDFGDGDSDPNDNDPKGGHGTHVAGIIGAVGNNGLGVIGVSPNVSIMATKHFRASDPEGYLWDVPKGIYYAVDNGAKIINLSFGSSAFDQAQYDALNYAYSKGVLVIAAAGNSNRNIDTEPHYPASYDLPNIISVTATDQNDQLAYFSNYGANSVDLAAPGVDIYSTFPNNQYAKWNGTSMAVPFVSGAAALLLAANPNLGVLDLRYALLSTVDKVNSLQGKINTGGRLNVLNAYQKVVGNNQAKPDSVSTNSGGTSAESTIHIEAENYKNAYDTTPNNSGSQYRKDLNVDIENTSDVGGGYNIGWVKAGEWLTYDLKIPEKGFYNLVARVSTAENTQKQFKTSIDNQQERILSFGYTGGYQAWTDVITQGLSLSAGSHELRVEMLTDNFNLNYIELIPTNTAYGTSNSDAISGNADNNSIYGGAGNDNLSGGLGNDTIFGEDGNDSINGEDGDDLLYGQNGNDSLNGGVGNDNLKGDAGNDNLNGNLGNDSLEGGVGNDTLNGSSGNDTLNGGDGNDTASYQNANSGVNVNLKTGRANDGLGSTDTLTSIETVISSNYNDILIGGNGNDTLIGGSGNDTLTGGSGWDTLTGGAGADIFVFNSVSEGIDQIADFSRQAGDKIQINGSGYGITATDINKFSYQTNTGALSFNTGTSTIQFASLSPNTGLIPTTDIIIV, encoded by the coding sequence ATGCGGAACCGAGATAACGATGCTCATTTCAGGATGAGCGATTACCTGCGAAACACTCACCCAGAGACAAATGCAAATAACGACGCAGTATTGCCCGACTGGCGATTAAGCGGTCTTTGGGAATTAAATAAAATTGATGCCACAGTGGCATCGGACTATACCGAAGACAGCAGTAATTTAGTTGTGGCTGATGTTAACTACAATCACCCCAATTTAGCTGCTAACACCTGGGCTAATTCCACAGACATAGCTGGAACTACAAGTGATGATGTTCGCCGTTGGGACTTTGGCATTAGAGATAATTCTCCCATAGGCGATCGCTCATTCAAAGGGCATAGAACTCACATAGCAGTCAGGCCAAATGTCCCTATCATTACTAAAAATGACTTTCAAACAAGTCCTATCAAACTCAATGCAGATAACGCAGTAACGCCCGACTGGTCGCCAAACGACTCATATTATACCAGTGACAATCTCTGGGGTTTAAAGAAGATTCAAGCACCAGCCGTATGGGACTATACCAAAGGCAGCAAGAATGTTGTTGTGGCTGTAGTTGATACTGGTGTTGATTACAATCACCCTGACTTAGCTGCTAATATCTGGAACCCCAATGGTATTCACGGTTGGGACTTTGGCGATGGAGATAGCGATCCGAATGACAATGACCCAAAAGGTGGCCATGGAACTCACGTTGCAGGAATAATCGGTGCTGTAGGGAATAACGGACTAGGTGTTATCGGGGTTAGTCCAAATGTCTCCATTATGGCTACGAAGCATTTCCGGGCAAGTGACCCAGAAGGGTATTTATGGGATGTTCCGAAAGGTATCTATTACGCTGTAGATAACGGAGCCAAAATCATCAATCTCAGTTTTGGTTCCAGCGCTTTCGATCAAGCTCAATATGATGCTCTTAACTATGCATACAGTAAAGGCGTTTTAGTTATAGCAGCAGCCGGTAATAGCAATCGCAATATTGATACCGAACCACATTATCCTGCAAGCTACGATCTTCCAAATATCATTTCTGTTACAGCTACAGATCAAAATGACCAGCTGGCCTATTTCTCTAACTACGGTGCAAATTCGGTAGATTTAGCTGCACCTGGGGTAGATATCTACAGCACATTTCCCAATAATCAATATGCTAAGTGGAATGGCACATCAATGGCTGTTCCTTTTGTTAGTGGTGCTGCGGCATTACTGTTAGCTGCTAACCCTAATCTGGGTGTTTTAGATCTGAGATACGCCTTGCTATCAACGGTTGATAAAGTTAATTCTTTGCAAGGCAAAATTAACACTGGGGGTCGCTTGAATGTGCTAAATGCCTATCAAAAGGTTGTTGGCAATAATCAAGCAAAGCCTGACAGTGTATCAACCAATTCTGGAGGTACATCTGCCGAATCTACAATTCACATTGAAGCAGAGAATTACAAAAACGCCTACGATACAACGCCTAATAATTCAGGTAGCCAATATCGCAAAGATTTAAATGTAGATATTGAGAATACCAGTGATGTAGGTGGCGGCTACAATATAGGTTGGGTCAAGGCTGGAGAATGGCTCACCTACGATTTGAAGATACCAGAAAAGGGATTTTATAACCTTGTAGCCAGAGTCTCTACTGCTGAAAATACTCAAAAACAATTTAAAACTTCAATTGATAATCAACAAGAGCGAATCCTCAGTTTTGGTTACACAGGAGGATATCAAGCTTGGACTGATGTGATTACACAAGGACTGAGCTTAAGTGCAGGTAGCCATGAACTGCGTGTGGAAATGCTCACAGATAATTTTAATCTCAACTACATTGAGCTAATTCCCACAAACACAGCTTACGGTACTAGCAATAGTGACGCGATTTCAGGTAATGCCGATAATAATTCCATCTATGGCGGTGCTGGTAATGATAACCTCTCAGGTGGTCTTGGTAATGACACTATTTTTGGCGAGGATGGTAACGACAGCATCAATGGCGAAGATGGTGACGACCTTCTCTACGGACAAAATGGCAATGACTCCCTTAATGGTGGTGTAGGGAACGATAATCTCAAAGGCGATGCTGGTAACGACAACCTCAATGGTAATTTAGGGAATGACAGCCTTGAGGGTGGTGTGGGGAATGATACCCTCAATGGTAGTTCTGGCAATGACACTCTCAATGGTGGAGATGGTAACGATACTGCTTCTTATCAAAATGCTAATAGTGGCGTCAACGTTAACTTGAAAACTGGTAGAGCTAACGATGGACTAGGCAGCACCGATACACTTACTAGCATTGAGACTGTCATTAGTTCTAATTACAATGACATTCTCATCGGTGGTAATGGGAATGACACCTTGATCGGCGGTTCTGGTAACGATACCCTCACAGGTGGTTCTGGTTGGGACACCCTCACAGGTGGTGCGGGAGCCGATATTTTTGTCTTCAATTCTGTATCAGAAGGTATCGATCAGATCGCAGATTTTTCTCGTCAAGCTGGAGATAAAATTCAGATTAATGGCTCTGGCTATGGAATCACTGCTACAGATATTAATAAGTTCAGCTACCAAACCAATACAGGCGCTTTAAGCTTTAATACTGGGACAAGTACAATTCAGTTTGCTAGCCTCAGTCCTAATACTGGCTTAATTCCTACTACTGACATAATTATTGTCTAG
- a CDS encoding tryptophanyl-tRNA synthetase, which translates to MGKQRVLSGVQPTGNLHLGNYLGAIRNWVEAQSEYENYLFVADLHAITLPHDPKELASNTYTLVALYLACGLDLNHSTIFVQSHVSAHSELTWLLNCITPLNWLEDMIQFKEKAVKQGENVGVGLLDYPVLMSSDILLYKADFVPVGEDQKQHLELTRDIVNRFNHLFAKPDRPVLKLPAPLIRKEGARVMSLTDGTRKMSKSDPSELSRINLLDTPEQIANKIKRCKTDPIRGLTFDDPERPECNNLLTLYMLLAGKTKQEVAAECQDMGWGQFKPLLTETAIAALKPIQDKYQAVMDDKGYLESVLRDGRQKAQAVANQTLVEVKAALGYTIPL; encoded by the coding sequence ATGGGCAAGCAGCGCGTTCTGTCGGGAGTTCAACCAACTGGAAATTTACATTTAGGCAACTACTTGGGAGCAATTCGTAACTGGGTAGAAGCCCAGAGTGAATACGAAAATTACCTTTTCGTCGCGGATTTACACGCGATTACATTACCCCACGACCCCAAAGAGTTGGCATCGAATACTTATACCCTCGTTGCTCTCTATCTCGCTTGTGGTCTAGATTTAAATCATTCCACCATCTTTGTGCAATCTCACGTCTCAGCACACAGCGAACTCACTTGGTTGCTCAACTGCATTACACCCCTCAACTGGCTGGAAGATATGATCCAGTTTAAAGAAAAGGCAGTCAAACAGGGCGAAAATGTGGGTGTAGGCTTATTGGACTACCCAGTGCTGATGTCTTCTGATATTTTGCTGTACAAGGCAGATTTTGTGCCTGTGGGTGAAGACCAAAAGCAACATTTAGAATTGACGCGGGATATTGTCAATCGCTTTAATCACTTATTTGCTAAACCAGATCGACCAGTGCTAAAGCTACCAGCACCTTTGATTCGCAAAGAAGGCGCAAGGGTGATGAGTTTGACTGATGGTACTCGCAAAATGTCTAAGTCTGACCCATCGGAATTAAGCCGGATTAATTTGTTAGATACACCAGAACAAATTGCTAATAAAATTAAGCGCTGTAAAACAGATCCGATTCGGGGTTTAACTTTCGACGATCCAGAGCGTCCAGAGTGTAATAATTTGTTAACGCTATATATGCTGCTGGCTGGTAAAACAAAACAAGAGGTAGCAGCGGAGTGTCAAGATATGGGTTGGGGACAATTCAAGCCATTATTGACCGAAACAGCGATCGCGGCCCTTAAACCGATCCAAGATAAATATCAGGCTGTCATGGATGACAAAGGCTATTTAGAGTCGGTGTTGCGTGATGGACGACAAAAAGCTCAAGCAGTTGCAAACCAAACTCTAGTAGAAGTGAAAGCTGCATTGGGTTATACCATACCTCTTTAA
- a CDS encoding cupin domain-containing protein, translating into MTDEQHSLLKASEINSIDAFEFHHPLNPNSEIYLRFLGRAVGLKRIGVTIARVPPGKESFIYHAHQNEEEWVYILSGRGIAEIGDREYEVEPGDFMGFGLPQQPHHLRNPFNQDLVYLIGGEAGRLDVGIFPRLGKRVIRDSESAYIFDESALQLLWSSKQSAED; encoded by the coding sequence GTGACTGATGAACAACATTCTCTGCTGAAAGCATCAGAGATTAATTCAATAGATGCGTTTGAGTTTCATCATCCACTCAATCCCAATTCAGAAATTTATTTACGGTTCCTTGGGCGTGCTGTCGGTCTTAAACGCATTGGTGTAACGATTGCTCGTGTACCACCTGGTAAGGAATCTTTTATTTATCACGCTCACCAGAATGAAGAAGAATGGGTTTACATCTTGTCAGGTCGAGGTATTGCGGAAATTGGAGATAGGGAATACGAAGTAGAACCAGGAGACTTTATGGGATTTGGGCTACCTCAACAACCACATCATCTTCGTAATCCCTTCAATCAAGACCTTGTATACCTGATAGGTGGAGAAGCAGGACGCTTAGATGTTGGCATTTTTCCTCGGCTTGGTAAACGGGTGATTAGGGATAGTGAGTCAGCTTACATATTTGATGAGTCAGCGCTGCAACTTTTGTGGAGCAGCAAGCAATCTGCTGAGGATTGA
- a CDS encoding alpha-glucan phosphorylase has translation MQPIRTFNVSPSLPPRLEPLRRLAYNLHWDWNVESKDLFRRLDPDLWESSHHNPVLMLGTISQGRLLEVVEDEGFLAQMDRAARQLEDYLQERSWYQKQRSQKPKECYAYFSAEFGLVDCLPVYSGGLGVLAGDHLKSASDLGLPLVGVGLLYQQGYFAQYLNADGWQQERYPINDFYNMPLHLERNSDGSELRIAVEYPGRKVYARVWRVQVGTVPLYLLDTNIEPNNPYDHDITDQLYGGDIDMRIHQEIMLGIGGVQMLKALGYKVTAYHMNEGHAAFSALERIRMLIQEEGLSYADARQVVASSNIFTTHTPVPAGIDLFPPQKILDYLKYYAGIFGLPEEQFLGLGRENTGDLSAPFSMAVLALKMATFSNGVAQLHGVVSRQMFQGLWKKVPVEEVPIAAITNGVHARSCVAKSTQELYDRYLGPNWSSAPPDNQLWERMDAIPDEELWRNHERCRLDMILYVREHLVKHLRDRGASASDIAQAQEVLDPNVLTIGFARRFATYKRATLWMRDLERIRRILLGNKNRKVQFVIAGKAHPKDIPGKELIREINHFIREQHLEKQVVFVPNYDIHISRLMVAGCDIWLNTPRRPREASGTSGMKAAMNGLPNLSVLDGWWDEADYVRTGWAIGHGENYEDPNYQDEVEANALYDLLEKEVVPLFYDHRDVDGLPRHWVAKMKDAIRLNCPFFNTARMVREYAQRAYFPASDRYHTLTADNYAPAKELAEWKAKLSDHWFNIKIKDVDVSAAADIEVNQTVAVKAKVDLATLTNNDVQVELYQGAIDANGDIVNAVPVVMDYQGEDTQGLSVYTANIIYTTSGLQGLSLRVLPKHPYLSNAYEPRLIAWAE, from the coding sequence ATGCAGCCAATTCGTACATTTAACGTCTCTCCTTCTCTTCCGCCGCGACTTGAACCGCTGCGGCGGCTGGCATATAACTTGCACTGGGATTGGAACGTTGAGAGCAAAGATTTATTTCGCCGCCTAGATCCTGACTTATGGGAGTCTAGCCACCATAACCCAGTGTTAATGCTGGGTACTATTAGCCAAGGGCGATTGTTGGAAGTTGTCGAAGATGAAGGCTTCTTAGCGCAAATGGATAGAGCTGCTCGTCAGCTAGAAGATTATTTACAAGAGCGTTCCTGGTATCAAAAACAGCGCAGCCAAAAACCAAAAGAATGCTACGCTTATTTTTCGGCTGAATTTGGATTAGTAGATTGTTTGCCAGTTTACTCTGGAGGTTTGGGGGTTCTCGCGGGAGATCACCTAAAATCTGCCAGTGACTTGGGATTACCTTTGGTTGGTGTTGGCTTGCTCTACCAACAAGGTTACTTTGCCCAGTATCTCAATGCTGATGGTTGGCAGCAAGAACGCTATCCCATCAATGATTTCTACAATATGCCTTTACACCTGGAGCGTAATTCTGATGGCTCAGAATTGCGCATTGCCGTAGAGTACCCAGGACGTAAAGTGTACGCTAGGGTTTGGCGGGTACAAGTGGGAACAGTACCACTGTATTTGTTGGATACCAACATTGAACCCAACAACCCTTACGACCATGACATCACAGATCAGCTGTATGGTGGCGACATTGACATGCGTATCCACCAGGAAATCATGCTGGGTATCGGTGGCGTGCAGATGTTAAAAGCTTTGGGGTATAAAGTTACTGCTTACCACATGAATGAAGGTCACGCAGCTTTCTCAGCCCTGGAGCGAATCCGGATGTTGATTCAGGAAGAAGGGTTGAGTTACGCTGATGCCAGACAAGTAGTAGCTTCCAGTAATATTTTCACTACCCATACACCTGTACCAGCGGGGATTGATTTGTTCCCACCGCAGAAAATTTTGGACTACCTGAAATATTATGCAGGGATCTTTGGCTTGCCTGAAGAACAATTTTTAGGGCTAGGACGGGAAAATACAGGCGATTTATCTGCACCTTTTAGTATGGCAGTGTTGGCGCTGAAGATGGCAACATTTTCCAATGGTGTAGCGCAACTGCATGGGGTGGTGTCACGCCAGATGTTCCAAGGGTTGTGGAAGAAAGTACCCGTAGAGGAAGTACCGATCGCAGCAATTACGAATGGTGTCCATGCCCGTAGTTGTGTGGCAAAATCCACTCAGGAATTGTATGACCGTTACCTGGGGCCAAATTGGTCATCAGCACCACCAGATAATCAGTTGTGGGAGAGGATGGACGCCATCCCCGATGAGGAGTTGTGGCGCAATCACGAACGCTGTCGCTTGGATATGATTTTGTATGTGCGAGAGCATTTAGTGAAGCATTTACGCGATCGCGGTGCTTCGGCTTCGGATATTGCTCAAGCTCAAGAAGTTTTAGATCCAAACGTTTTAACCATTGGTTTTGCAAGGCGTTTTGCTACCTACAAGCGTGCTACTCTTTGGATGCGCGATTTAGAACGCATCCGGCGGATATTACTCGGTAATAAAAACCGCAAAGTCCAATTTGTCATCGCTGGTAAAGCACACCCGAAAGATATTCCCGGTAAAGAACTCATCCGCGAGATTAATCATTTCATCCGCGAACAACATTTAGAAAAACAAGTGGTGTTTGTTCCCAATTACGACATTCACATTTCGCGGTTGATGGTGGCTGGTTGCGATATCTGGCTAAATACCCCACGTCGTCCTAGAGAAGCGTCTGGAACCAGTGGAATGAAAGCCGCAATGAACGGATTGCCAAATTTAAGCGTTCTTGATGGCTGGTGGGATGAGGCTGATTATGTCCGCACTGGTTGGGCGATTGGACATGGAGAAAATTACGAAGATCCCAACTATCAAGATGAGGTAGAAGCCAACGCTCTCTACGATTTGCTAGAGAAGGAAGTTGTACCGCTATTTTACGATCATCGCGATGTTGATGGTTTACCCCGTCATTGGGTAGCGAAAATGAAGGATGCGATTCGCTTGAATTGTCCGTTCTTTAACACAGCCCGGATGGTGCGAGAATATGCCCAACGAGCTTATTTCCCTGCTAGCGATCGCTATCATACTCTCACTGCCGATAACTACGCCCCAGCGAAAGAATTAGCAGAGTGGAAAGCCAAACTCAGCGACCATTGGTTTAATATCAAAATCAAAGATGTTGACGTGTCAGCAGCCGCAGATATTGAAGTTAACCAAACCGTGGCAGTGAAAGCCAAGGTAGATTTGGCCACTTTGACTAACAACGATGTGCAGGTGGAACTATACCAAGGTGCAATTGATGCCAATGGTGATATAGTCAACGCTGTTCCCGTAGTTATGGATTACCAAGGCGAGGATACACAAGGACTAAGTGTTTACACGGCTAATATTATTTACACCACCTCTGGTTTGCAAGGCTTATCTTTGCGCGTATTACCGAAACACCCATACCTCTCTAATGCTTATGAGCCAAGGTTGATTGCTTGGGCGGAGTAG